The sequence CCCAAGTTCATGGTAATGACCTTGCCCGCCACCGCAGCCTTGAAGCCAACCCCTTGAATCTCCAGCTTCTTCATAAAACCCTCCGCTACGCCCTTGACCATGTTATTCAGCAGGGCACGTCCCAGCCCATGCATGGCCTTGGCTTCGGCGCTCTCACCTTGGCGGCTAACCAGCGCTTTGCCATCTTGAATGGCAACGGTGGTGTGCGGCGGCAGGTTAAAATTCAATTTGCCCTTGGGGCCTTCGACCGAGACTTTCCGCCCGCTGACCTCGACTTTGACCTTCGGCGGAATACCGATCGGTAATTTTCCAATGCGTGACATAATTCTAAGGTATATAAGTTACCACACGTAGCACAATACTTCGCCGCCCA comes from Verrucomicrobiota bacterium and encodes:
- the rplF gene encoding 50S ribosomal protein L6, with product MSRIGKLPIGIPPKVKVEVSGRKVSVEGPKGKLNFNLPPHTTVAIQDGKALVSRQGESAEAKAMHGLGRALLNNMVKGVAEGFMKKLEIQGVGFKAAVAGKVITMNLGYSHPINYNIPDQIKVTVEENTKITVEGPDKHVVGQVAAELRSFYPPEPYKGKGVRYVGEKVVRKEGKTVQ